A window of the Gammaproteobacteria bacterium genome harbors these coding sequences:
- a CDS encoding riboflavin synthase yields the protein MFTGIIQCVGKIAAVHSKGQDLRLKIEAADLDMANVSLGDSIATSGVCLTVIEKGKNYFMADVSKESLLRTTLGKLRVGTQVNLETALTLGTPLGGHLVSGHVDGVGEVVNRWDEGRSVRFQIKAPDALAKYISEKGSVCVDGISLTVNAVDGAVFDLNIVPHTMQMTTMKDFVVGSQVNLEVDLIARYLERLLLGDRAAQPGKKGIDEAFLAAHGFIK from the coding sequence ATGTTTACCGGCATCATCCAATGCGTAGGCAAAATTGCCGCAGTGCACAGCAAGGGACAAGATCTGCGACTCAAAATCGAGGCCGCCGATCTGGACATGGCCAACGTTTCGCTGGGTGATAGCATTGCCACCAGTGGTGTGTGCCTGACGGTGATCGAAAAAGGCAAAAACTATTTCATGGCCGACGTTTCCAAGGAAAGTCTGCTGCGCACTACCTTGGGTAAATTGCGCGTCGGTACGCAGGTCAATCTGGAAACTGCATTAACGCTGGGCACGCCGTTGGGCGGCCATTTGGTCAGTGGTCATGTGGATGGTGTGGGTGAAGTGGTTAACCGCTGGGACGAAGGCCGCAGCGTGCGTTTTCAAATCAAGGCACCGGATGCGCTGGCCAAGTACATTTCTGAAAAAGGTTCAGTGTGCGTGGATGGCATCAGTCTGACGGTGAATGCCGTCGATGGCGCGGTGTTTGATCTGAATATCGTGCCGCACACCATGCAGATGACAACGATGAAGGATTTTGTGGTTGGCAGTCAGGTGAATCTGGAAGTGGATTTGATCGCCCGTTATCTGGAGCGACTGCTGCTGGGGGATCGCGCTGCACAGCCCGGCAAAAAGGGTATTGATGAGGCGTTTCTCGCCGCCCACGGTTTTATCAAGTAG